TCCGAGCACTCCAGAAGCCGTGCATTTTCTGGATCATAAACATAGTCAGCCGAAAACTGACTGGAGTCGCGCTTCAACGGCTCTTCACCCAGGACCGGGTTGTACTCATAGTCGACCCATTGTTTGGAGGGCGTAAATACCTTTTCCGGGCGATTCTGCCCAGGCTTGAAGTACTGGGTACGTTCGCGCCCGCCGGTCACCGACCGGTATAGCCGTTTGAGGCCGTCGAACGTCTGCGTGCCTAATACAAGACCATTGACATCGATGCTTTCGGGAAGGTCATCACTGTCAAAAGTGGCATAGCTGCGGGTCACCTTCGCATCGTCGGGAAGTGTCTGCGTAAGCAGCCGGCCAAAGGCATCATACTCATTGCGCGTAGTGGCCTGGTCGGCTGCAACTTCCCGTGCCACGCGCCCCAAACCATCGTGGTAATAACGATGCTTGCTGTACGGCGTCTCGTCGTCTTTTTTTGCATAACGCAGCACATGAGTGGCTTCCTCGAAGCGGTTCAGGTAAGTCACTGAAACACCGCTGACCGCCGAACCGTTCTGCGCCTCGCGCCAACTGGTCTTGATCGGCAAATACTCCGAGTCAGTCGTACCGATAGGGTCCGTGACTTCAAAGTGCGTGACGCCATCCGGCCCCTTTTCCCACGCCGGCTGCCCCCATGCGTCGTAGCCGAACTCGCGTCGCAATGCCAGGTCCACCTTCCGGTGAACCCCTAGGCCATCGACTGCATCGGCCAACCAGTCGTATTCGGTTTCTTCAGCCAGCTGCCCGTAGGCGTTATAGGTGGCCGAATACGTCTTGCGCATCTGCTGATGTCGCCAAACCTCTTCGCTATCTGCGTCAAACCGTTCCTCTTCAAAAGCGCGGCCCAGGCCGTCAAGTTTGGAGCGCGTGGTGACGCCCTTGACATCAGACTTGGTCTGAATGGCCGAATTGGCGCCCACGGCCAGTGTATAACTGTAGGTGCACGAAGCCCGGTACTTCTCGTCATTGGGTGCAACTGTCTCGCGAACTACGCGAGCCAGCAGGTCATAGGCATAGGCAATTTCGACATTATTGTCATCACGGTTGAGTAAAGGCTGGCCAATCAACACCGAGTGTTTGAGGGTGACCTGCTTCTCAACGTTGCGGGTTGTCTGGTGGATTGTCCCATCTTCCAACTCGACTTCCAGCACTTCACCATGGTCGAAGCCCTCTACGGTTTGGACGGTCACCAACACGGGATGATTCTCTACGGTGCCGGTTGAATAGGTGAAGCGCGTAGTGGTGTCCTGCTCGCCCATGGTCATGATCGTCTTGGATGGGCGACCATAATCGATCAGGCTCTCTGGCAACTGATAATAGTCAGTCACTGTCTGGCGCTGCAGTGTCAGCGCCGAACCCTCTTCACTGAACAGTGACTCGTCATACGGCGCAACCCAGTACGCGTTGACAAATGCAGGCAAGCCCCCAGACACGGGAATTGGGTCGAGGGCTTTGTACTTGAACACTGTTCGCAAGGTAACGGCGTTGCCTTCACCCTTGTCAGATGGCTTAACAGTCTGGCTTTTCCGATAGCACGTAAAGCCATACGGGTCAGCTGGACAAGTGACTTCGTCATCGTTTTTTTCACCGGTTGCAGGGTAGAACTCATGAACGGTTTCCACCCCCGTGGCAGCCACTTCGCGGACCAGGTTGCCAAACAGGTCATAGTCCGTCGTGTGTTCCTCCACCCCCTGCGCTGGCTGATCTCCGATTTTCCACCGTTTGGTCGTCTTGCTGGGCAACTGGAAGTTATCGGGTTGGTCCTTGAACGATTTCGCCGAATCACCGTGGTAAAGCGTGGTGATGGTCAGAACGTGCTGGGCCTGCGCAAACGCCTCCTCAGTGTTGAGGTGGAAACGGTCATAGGTTCGGGTGACCGTGCGGTCCGCTTGCCCTGGGCATTGCTGGGTGGTTTTGCTCCAGTATTTGAAGTTTGCGTTAGCCACCTCGTACAGGTTGTCACGCCCGTTGTCCCGCCAGGTAATGCCACTGCCATTGCCCAAGAAGTTCTCCGGGGAATAGTCGTACAGCGTATGCATTTGCGCTTGGTCAAACCCCGGGATGACACGATGGCGCTTGACCCGCGGCAAGTACCTGTTGACACCGGGAAGCTGATGACCCGGATCGCCCTCAAAGCCATAGTCGATGTATTCCACAGCACCGCTGGGCGAGCGGAGTTGGCTGATGCATGTCTGCCCGTGCACGACTCGATAAGTAAACTCCCAGTAAGCCTGCTCACTGGTCGGCAGCACCACCCGGTTGAGTTGCCGGCCGCTGAACTTGAGGGTATAGCTTGCCTGCACAGCGGGGTGATCCGGGTGCAGGGTAATGATCATATCCCCTGGATACTCGATCAAAAGCAGACGCCGCCCTGGCTTCCCTTCCACGCCGCCATCGCGTACCTCGCGCAGGCAATACGCGCCTCGATGCTGTGGATTATCGACATAGCTCAAGTCGATCCAGTGCCCCGAGGGCGCGTAGATCCGTGTCGGCAGTGCCACCTTTTTCTCGCCACTGCCCATGCTTTCGAGCACCTCCACCAGACCGGTGCGGTGCACTACCCGGAAGCGCCCTTCGCCGTCCTTATGGAAGTGGAAGGTGTCGAGTTTTTTCTCGCTGATGCTTTCGATGCCATCCACGGTAAAGCGCTCGCCGGTATACAGCGACAGCGCACCGCCGCCGTCTGGGTAGGCATGCTCGATAAAGCTGGTGAGATTAAGATCCCACCCTTCGCCATAACCCGTATCCCCCGCCCCCATTGAACTATACGAAAGGCGTAAAGGAAGGTTCGGGCCAATAAGGTTGTTGCCCTGCAACTCCGGTATCGCAATGCTCAAGCTGTACTGGCCGGTACGCGGGTCAACACTATTGTCAATAAAACTGAGAAAATTGAATGCATTGGAATGCACTGCAGTCTTGGCTGCCATATCACGATCACCTTGCGTCAGAGATTAATTAACCTGCACCTCAACGAACATCAAAAGCAAGCTTGTCTCGGCTTCCTGGCGTTTTATCAGGCAAATGAAACTTGATGGTCAACTTATGCCAGTTGCCGTTCTGATCCATCAGGTCAACCGCTAAAGGTTGTTCCAGCGGCGCACGCAACCGCTCGGAAAGTTGCTGTTCCTCATCGTAGATCAGTGGCAAATCAGAGACCCGATGCAGTGCGAAACATACTTCGCCTGATCCGGGTTTGCTGTCCTGCACCAGTTCGGTATCGAGATAAGAATCACTGCCAGTCTGCTTCTTGGTTAACGCTTGCAGCAATCCATCATGCACCAATTCTTTGGTGGGGTCCTGAGGGTTATCTTCTTGCCTGCTGACCTCTGGGTCATACGGGGTAAACGAATAGCCGGTGAAACTGCAAGACTGCTCAGCCCGCTGATTCGTCTCCCAGCGAAGCATCGATACCCTTTCTTCAGGGAACCGGAGCCTTATAAACTTCAACGTTTGGAAATCATCGCCCTTTTCACCCGCCAGCACCCAATAATCCGTTGTATCCCACACATTACCGAAGTCTTCTGGTTCCTCCCCCGCCCAACCTTTTACAGGCTTGCGAGTGAGTTTATATGCATCCTTAAACGCTGGCGGGCGCTCGGCAGTCACATCAACCTTAGAGCCCCCTAGATTGTAATCAACAGACCGATACACGACGTTATCGTCCCCTTTGAACTCGGCAGCCACAGTAATGAGCCCCAATGCCGTGCTCTGCAGGAACAATCGTGCGTACCTAGCGCTTTCTTCTCCGAGGGGGTCAACCTGCCGGGTACGTGAACGGGTTCCTACCTTATTGCGCTTTCGGCTCACCGCCCAGTTGTCGGTACCGGGTTCGAGGCCTTCATCGTCTTCCAGGCCTGGTAGAAATTCGAGAAGCCTCCCGGTTTCTACGTTATACAGTTTAAGGCTGTCCAACTCCGCGTCACTAATGGGCGGGGAGATTGCCGTTCCATCAACTTTTGTTTCGATCTTTATCCGCACCTCTATTTGTTGCATGCCATTGGCGTAGCACTTATCACTACTCAACACTTCAAGGCTAAAAACATCAATCTCTTCCCAATTGGTGACCGACGGATTGGCAGCCAAGACGGGGCGGTGTTCAATGATTGCATAACCTGTATCGAAACCCTCGTTGTCGAGCATGACCACACTGACAGGCGTTTTTGCAGCCTGGGGCGGCGTGTAGTTGCCACTGTTGTCGATTTCGCCTTCGCCGAACACATGCCAGGTTGCGCGGGGCGGCGTGGCGCTTGCAACACTGAAGGGCACTACGCTATTGGACCTGTAGCTCGAGACATAGAAAGGCTGTACCGAGAACCGCTGCGGCCAGTTAACGATCACTACAGTGGCCTCGCTAAAGGCCTTCGTTTTACTGTCTGTTACGCGAATCATTTGAAAAAGAATTTCGGGGATGTCGTCCTCGATTTTCTTTGGTGTAAACCTGGCGTTCCCGTTACCCAGATCTTCCAGCGTGCCCAGGCTTTCTTTATAAGAAAACGGTTGTTGGCGCTTGCCGCTACTGATTGCACGCGCTGGACCGCGCGAAGTGCGCAACACCTCTGGCGTATCGACCAGTGCCCATTGCAGCGTGCCCCCGTCGGTCGTTGAGGCCGACAGCAGAATAGGCACCGGCTGCGCTGAAGTCGTCATGATACGGGGCGTTATCTGTACCGGTTTTGAGCTCTCGACCAGTAGCGCGCTGCGCGATTGCTCGCCACCGCTGGCATCTACGTAGTGGCCGGTCACCCGTGAGATCTGATTGTCCGCAATGAATGTGTCTGCAGAGCCAGACTGATACAGCCCGGCTGGGCTGATGGTGCCACTGGCCGAGGCACGCATCAGGTTTACCGTTGCCCAGCGGGTAATGGGTTTGTCACCCTTGAGCGTGAAAGGTAACGTTTTCAGTGCCACGCTGGTCGCCGTGGACGGATCAACACGATAAGTATCGGCGGTGGGGGCGATATGACCAAAACCGACGATATCTGCCGGCTCTAACTTGTCGGCGTCTTTGTACGCATAACCATGCGCATTGGGCATGCGAACTGGCCTGAACACTTGTTTCAAGGGGTCGCCGTTTTTCCCTTTATTGACCGGGTCCAGTAACAGCGTGCACGAGTAGTCCGAGCCCGCAGCAGCAGTGCCGGGGATGATATACGGGAAATCGTCAGCTGCGGGGGGAAGTGTGCCTTGCAGTAAATGCGTGCGTGATTGCATCATCACTACCACGGCACCATCGCCTTCGTTGGCAGCCTTGTCCTTAAAGGCCTTGGCGGTCTTGGAACCCCAGGGGGCCATCTGGGTCAAGACCTTGGCGCTCAGGGGAGATAACGCACTGTAGTCCTCACGGTCGAACTGCGCCAACACGTAAGATTGACGATAACTCGGCTGGGTCAACCAATGGCCGAATACCGCCTTGCCGATCTGTTTCGAAGCATAAGGGGTGGTGCCGAGTTCACATTCGAGCGTATCGGTACGCGCGTCGGAAAGCACCAGCATCAAGTGAGTGAATCGACTCGTAGCGCTCTGTTGCAGTTTAAGTTCGGCCTGGGCGCTGATGGCATAGCCCATGGCTTCATTGAGGGGGTAAGCCCTGAGAACAATAGG
The sequence above is drawn from the Pseudomonas putida genome and encodes:
- a CDS encoding sugar-binding protein translates to MAAKTAVHSNAFNFLSFIDNSVDPRTGQYSLSIAIPELQGNNLIGPNLPLRLSYSSMGAGDTGYGEGWDLNLTSFIEHAYPDGGGALSLYTGERFTVDGIESISEKKLDTFHFHKDGEGRFRVVHRTGLVEVLESMGSGEKKVALPTRIYAPSGHWIDLSYVDNPQHRGAYCLREVRDGGVEGKPGRRLLLIEYPGDMIITLHPDHPAVQASYTLKFSGRQLNRVVLPTSEQAYWEFTYRVVHGQTCISQLRSPSGAVEYIDYGFEGDPGHQLPGVNRYLPRVKRHRVIPGFDQAQMHTLYDYSPENFLGNGSGITWRDNGRDNLYEVANANFKYWSKTTQQCPGQADRTVTRTYDRFHLNTEEAFAQAQHVLTITTLYHGDSAKSFKDQPDNFQLPSKTTKRWKIGDQPAQGVEEHTTDYDLFGNLVREVAATGVETVHEFYPATGEKNDDEVTCPADPYGFTCYRKSQTVKPSDKGEGNAVTLRTVFKYKALDPIPVSGGLPAFVNAYWVAPYDESLFSEEGSALTLQRQTVTDYYQLPESLIDYGRPSKTIMTMGEQDTTTRFTYSTGTVENHPVLVTVQTVEGFDHGEVLEVELEDGTIHQTTRNVEKQVTLKHSVLIGQPLLNRDDNNVEIAYAYDLLARVVRETVAPNDEKYRASCTYSYTLAVGANSAIQTKSDVKGVTTRSKLDGLGRAFEEERFDADSEEVWRHQQMRKTYSATYNAYGQLAEETEYDWLADAVDGLGVHRKVDLALRREFGYDAWGQPAWEKGPDGVTHFEVTDPIGTTDSEYLPIKTSWREAQNGSAVSGVSVTYLNRFEEATHVLRYAKKDDETPYSKHRYYHDGLGRVAREVAADQATTRNEYDAFGRLLTQTLPDDAKVTRSYATFDSDDLPESIDVNGLVLGTQTFDGLKRLYRSVTGGRERTQYFKPGQNRPEKVFTPSKQWVDYEYNPVLGEEPLKRDSSQFSADYVYDPENARLLECSEDGQTLQREYFSTGQLKTETRLENGEQYKMSYMFSYRERMLSYTDVLGQQQSYEYDPVGRLKKTTLGTTTATFEYDAFGRTSSIRTEEGDNYLVTQLEYDEYDRETLRRFNMKGDIQTLKQDYDVCDRIVEKTLMAGEQEDGELLRNETYAYEARGRLYDYNCTGPLSPVDPQGHTISAQAFEFDALDNIILVVTSLIDKNSARPGENVAEYFFENEDPAQLSSIINSYEGYTPKVVMKYDLDGNLEDDGEGMAMAYDATGRLRSVVKGGESSFYNYDAVDRLSGQS